Proteins found in one Serinicoccus marinus DSM 15273 genomic segment:
- a CDS encoding RNA polymerase sigma factor, with product MTARTSRTSTPELPPAFEHEALRALLASGTEQGYVEADQIKTALEAAEVTAAATQKKVLRVFSDQAIEVRAAEPAPARRRSSTTKKKAAATKGTSTGSGTTRKTSAAAQGSTSTKAATPSKKAAPSTTSSRSKSTTSKSASSGASAAKKSTPASTKSSGSTRAAAKTASKTQKGSASATPTKTGGTGRRKKKDVVEEIVGTDATDPAEVEDAEDADDAAETETPEAAKTKTPATKGDEDSFTLSTADDDDAPAQQVVTAGATADPVKDYLKQIGKVALLNAEQEVELAKRIEAGLFAEEKLNSGEKVEAKLKRELWWISNDGKNAKNHLLEANLRLVVSLAKRYTGRGMLFLDLIQEGNLGLIRAVEKFDYTKGYKFSTYATWWIRQAITRAMADQARTIRIPVHMVEVINKLARVQRQMLQDLGREPTPEELAAELDMTPEKVVEVQKYGREPISLHTPLGEDGDSEFGDLIEDSEAVVPADAVSFTLLQEQLHSVLDTLSEREAGVVSMRFGLSDGQPKTLDEIGKVYGVTRERIRQIESKTMSKLRHPSRSQVLRDYLD from the coding sequence GTGACAGCCAGGACGTCCCGCACCAGCACCCCTGAGCTCCCGCCCGCCTTCGAGCACGAGGCCCTGCGTGCCCTGCTGGCCTCCGGGACCGAGCAGGGCTACGTCGAGGCCGACCAGATCAAGACCGCCCTGGAGGCGGCGGAGGTCACCGCGGCCGCGACCCAGAAGAAGGTGCTACGCGTCTTCAGCGACCAGGCGATCGAGGTGCGCGCGGCCGAGCCGGCCCCGGCGCGCCGGCGCAGCTCCACGACGAAGAAGAAGGCGGCTGCCACCAAGGGGACGTCCACGGGCTCCGGGACGACGAGAAAGACGTCAGCCGCCGCGCAGGGCTCGACCTCGACGAAGGCCGCGACCCCGTCGAAGAAGGCCGCCCCGTCGACGACGTCCAGCAGGAGCAAGAGCACCACCAGCAAGAGCGCGTCCTCGGGCGCGAGCGCCGCGAAGAAGAGCACGCCGGCGTCGACGAAGAGCTCGGGCAGCACCCGGGCCGCGGCCAAGACTGCGTCGAAGACCCAGAAGGGCTCCGCGTCCGCGACCCCGACCAAGACCGGCGGCACCGGGCGGCGGAAGAAGAAGGACGTCGTCGAGGAGATCGTCGGGACCGACGCCACCGACCCGGCCGAGGTCGAGGACGCCGAGGACGCCGACGACGCGGCCGAGACCGAGACCCCCGAGGCGGCAAAGACCAAGACGCCGGCCACGAAGGGCGACGAGGACAGCTTCACCCTGTCCACGGCCGACGACGACGACGCCCCGGCCCAGCAGGTCGTGACGGCCGGCGCGACCGCGGACCCGGTCAAGGACTACCTCAAGCAGATCGGCAAGGTCGCCCTCCTCAACGCCGAGCAGGAGGTCGAGCTCGCCAAGCGGATCGAGGCCGGCCTGTTCGCCGAGGAGAAGCTCAACTCGGGCGAGAAGGTCGAGGCCAAGCTCAAGCGTGAGCTGTGGTGGATCTCCAACGACGGCAAGAACGCCAAGAACCACCTGCTCGAGGCCAACCTGCGGCTGGTCGTCTCGCTGGCCAAGCGGTATACCGGCCGCGGCATGCTCTTCCTGGACCTCATCCAGGAGGGCAACCTCGGCCTCATCCGGGCGGTCGAGAAGTTCGACTACACCAAGGGCTACAAGTTCTCCACCTACGCGACGTGGTGGATCCGGCAGGCCATCACCCGGGCCATGGCCGACCAGGCCCGCACCATCCGCATCCCGGTGCACATGGTCGAGGTCATCAACAAGTTGGCGCGCGTGCAGCGGCAGATGCTGCAGGACCTCGGGCGCGAGCCCACCCCGGAGGAGCTCGCCGCCGAGCTGGACATGACCCCGGAGAAGGTCGTCGAGGTCCAGAAGTACGGCCGCGAGCCCATCTCGCTGCACACCCCGCTGGGCGAGGACGGCGACAGCGAGTTCGGCGACCTCATCGAGGACTCCGAGGCCGTGGTGCCGGCGGACGCGGTGTCGTTCACGCTCCTGCAGGAGCAGTTGCACTCGGTGCTCGACACCCTGTCCGAGCGCGAGGCCGGTGTGGTCTCGATGCGCTTCGGGCTCTCCGACGGCCAGCCCAAGACGCTGGACGAGATCGGCAAGGTCTACGGCGTCACCCGCGAGCGGATCCGGCAGATCGAGTCCAAGACGATGTCCAAGCTGCGGCACCCGTCGCGCTCGCAGGTCCTGCGCGACTACCTGGACTGA
- the zwf gene encoding glucose-6-phosphate dehydrogenase — protein sequence MTAPLTVILFGATGDLARRKLIPGLLHLFLSGLVDDLRVVGTSLDEMSVDEFRDLATGAVREFSVRDSDEAALRDFAQHLDYVPGSAGPQALREAVDRSEEELGGDELLRLHYLSVPPRAALEAVGTIGEAGLVERSRIVMEKPFGTDHASAVELNGRLHQVFDEEQIFRIDHFLGKEPAQNILAFRFANGLFEPIWHRNHIDHIQIDVPETLGLSQRGDFYEQTGAYRDMVVTHLFQILAFTAMEPPTSLEPAAISREKNKVFRSMLPLEPTDVVRGQYVGYRDEKGVAEDSQTETFVALKCFVDNWRWAGVPFYLRTGKQLAEGARIISIAFREPPQSMFPPGSGVGDHGPDHLTFDLADRARMSLSFYGKRPGPGMKLDKLSMQFSMQDTDWAGSVLEAYERLIYDAARGDRTLFVTASGIERLWEISQPLLDNPPVVRPYQQGSWGPNQIHQLITPFTWRLPFERQWRETGNKG from the coding sequence ATGACCGCACCGCTGACCGTGATCCTCTTCGGCGCGACCGGTGACCTGGCGCGCCGCAAGCTCATCCCCGGGCTGCTGCACCTCTTCCTCTCCGGGCTGGTCGACGACCTGCGCGTCGTCGGCACCTCGCTGGACGAGATGTCGGTCGACGAGTTCCGTGACCTGGCGACGGGGGCGGTCCGGGAGTTCAGCGTCCGGGACAGCGACGAGGCGGCGCTGCGCGACTTCGCCCAGCACCTCGACTACGTGCCCGGCTCCGCCGGTCCGCAGGCGCTGCGGGAGGCGGTCGACCGCTCCGAGGAGGAGCTCGGCGGGGACGAGCTGCTGCGCCTTCACTACCTGTCGGTGCCACCCAGGGCGGCCCTGGAGGCGGTGGGCACCATCGGCGAGGCGGGTCTGGTCGAGCGCAGCCGGATCGTCATGGAGAAGCCGTTCGGCACCGACCACGCCTCGGCGGTCGAGCTGAACGGCCGGCTGCACCAGGTCTTCGACGAGGAGCAGATCTTCCGGATCGACCACTTCCTCGGCAAGGAGCCGGCTCAGAACATCCTGGCCTTCCGCTTCGCCAACGGGCTCTTCGAGCCGATCTGGCACCGCAACCACATCGACCACATCCAGATCGACGTGCCCGAGACCCTGGGCCTGTCGCAACGGGGCGACTTCTACGAGCAGACCGGGGCATACCGCGACATGGTGGTGACCCACCTGTTCCAGATCCTCGCCTTCACCGCGATGGAGCCGCCCACGTCGCTGGAGCCGGCCGCCATCAGCCGGGAGAAGAACAAGGTCTTCCGGTCCATGCTGCCGTTGGAGCCCACCGACGTGGTGCGCGGGCAGTACGTCGGCTACCGCGACGAGAAGGGGGTCGCCGAGGACAGCCAGACCGAGACCTTCGTCGCCTTGAAGTGCTTCGTGGACAACTGGCGCTGGGCGGGGGTGCCGTTCTACCTGCGGACCGGCAAGCAGCTGGCCGAGGGCGCCCGCATCATCTCGATCGCCTTCCGGGAGCCGCCGCAGTCGATGTTTCCGCCAGGGTCGGGGGTGGGCGACCACGGCCCGGACCACCTGACCTTCGACCTGGCCGACCGCGCCCGGATGTCGCTGAGCTTCTACGGCAAGCGGCCCGGGCCGGGGATGAAGCTGGACAAGCTGTCGATGCAGTTCTCGATGCAGGACACCGACTGGGCCGGATCGGTGCTGGAGGCCTACGAGCGGCTCATCTACGACGCCGCCCGCGGCGACCGCACGCTCTTCGTCACCGCGTCCGGCATCGAGCGCCTGTGGGAGATCTCGCAGCCGCTGCTCGACAACCCGCCGGTGGTGCGGCCCTACCAGCAGGGCTCGTGGGGACCGAACCAGATCCACCAGCTCATCACGCCGTTCACCTGGCGGCTGCCCTTCGAGCGGCAGTGGCGGGAGACGGGCAACAAGGGCTGA
- a CDS encoding transglutaminase TgpA family protein codes for MRLDDRAWWERGLWAEGFVAALATLAVAWPLTDLLREEMWVVPAVAMVVLVALTGAVLRTLDAPPTVVALGQLLLGLAGLVALYLRDTLWRGVVPTGATLDRVATLLQQAGAVLQTYAAPAPTTQGVAFLVVAVLTLTAVSVDSMGVTGRAPASAGIPLVAGFLVSVSNTGQAMEPWYFAAVLVMWLLMLAQQGQRLTLAWPTANRRESRGGDDVAAGPRTYRGLAQVVGALTLVAAVLGAAFLPHLPPTFFGDGLARNPDARDADGDTGEVSFTETMDPAQDLRNQSRAPVVTYRTNAVSVQPLRVTATERFEDGRWVAPERLSSGLLPQGAPLPAPPGLGDGVPLTESEFSVLANELEPPHLAAPSPLASLELQGGAYRYDPQDSTVVVQGRVGRYDATYLSLESGGELPQGVGETPADPEQFDGDLLDLDEDSAEAVGALADEVVGAEDNALRAGVLIQNHLRTDGDYEYSLELAPAAEVGAEDPIGAFLETRQGYCVQFASAMVMMARYEGIPARMAVGFLPGTTQDDGTRQVIASDAHTWPELWIEGLGWTRFEPTPGIRAGTPPAYARSTDEPDTAPSTATVPQEITPTPEPTAAPAPADPTVLDRLGDLLPTVLRAVVALVGLGLLLLVLPLAGRRHREAALRAASTPAERVEGQWQLLTRSLTDLGVDPPPGRSPRELRRHYLRATAMEEDGQQALGRATATLERTRYAAPDLVTDDEAERMGEEVRTVVDGVRHTSAWNQRAGAALVPGSGVEGLREGVRRLLRR; via the coding sequence ATGAGGCTCGACGACCGGGCGTGGTGGGAGCGCGGCCTGTGGGCCGAGGGCTTCGTCGCGGCCCTCGCCACGCTGGCGGTCGCGTGGCCGCTCACCGACCTGCTGCGCGAGGAGATGTGGGTGGTGCCCGCGGTCGCGATGGTGGTCCTGGTGGCCCTCACCGGCGCGGTCCTGCGCACCCTCGACGCACCGCCGACCGTGGTGGCCCTGGGGCAGCTCCTGCTCGGGCTGGCCGGCCTGGTGGCGCTGTACCTGCGGGACACGCTGTGGCGCGGGGTCGTCCCGACGGGAGCGACGCTGGACCGGGTCGCCACGTTGCTGCAGCAGGCCGGTGCCGTCCTGCAGACGTATGCCGCGCCCGCGCCGACGACACAGGGCGTCGCCTTCCTCGTCGTGGCGGTGCTCACCCTGACCGCGGTCTCGGTGGACTCGATGGGGGTGACGGGGCGGGCGCCGGCGAGCGCGGGCATACCGCTGGTGGCGGGTTTCCTGGTATCGGTCTCCAACACCGGGCAGGCGATGGAGCCGTGGTACTTCGCCGCCGTCCTCGTGATGTGGCTGCTCATGCTCGCCCAGCAGGGGCAGCGCCTCACCCTGGCCTGGCCTACGGCGAACCGCCGGGAGTCCCGCGGCGGCGACGACGTCGCCGCCGGCCCCCGCACCTACCGCGGCCTCGCGCAGGTCGTGGGTGCGCTGACCCTGGTGGCTGCGGTGCTCGGCGCCGCCTTCCTGCCGCACCTGCCGCCCACCTTCTTCGGCGACGGGCTGGCCCGCAACCCCGACGCCCGCGACGCCGACGGCGACACCGGTGAGGTGTCCTTCACCGAGACCATGGACCCGGCGCAGGACCTGCGCAACCAGTCCCGCGCCCCGGTCGTGACCTACCGCACCAACGCCGTCTCCGTCCAGCCGCTGCGGGTCACGGCCACCGAGCGCTTCGAGGACGGTCGCTGGGTCGCGCCGGAGCGGCTGAGCTCCGGCCTGCTGCCGCAGGGCGCACCACTGCCGGCCCCCCCGGGGCTCGGCGACGGCGTCCCCCTGACCGAGTCCGAGTTCAGCGTGCTCGCCAACGAGCTGGAGCCCCCGCACCTCGCAGCGCCGAGCCCGTTGGCCTCGCTGGAACTGCAGGGCGGCGCCTACCGCTACGACCCCCAGGACAGCACCGTCGTCGTGCAGGGTCGGGTGGGCCGCTACGACGCGACCTACCTCAGCCTGGAGTCCGGCGGCGAGCTGCCGCAGGGGGTCGGTGAGACCCCCGCGGACCCGGAGCAGTTCGACGGCGACCTGCTCGACCTGGACGAGGACTCCGCCGAGGCGGTCGGCGCCCTCGCGGACGAGGTCGTGGGCGCGGAGGACAACGCCCTGCGGGCGGGGGTGCTGATCCAGAACCACCTGCGCACCGACGGCGACTACGAGTACTCCCTGGAGCTCGCACCGGCTGCCGAGGTCGGCGCCGAGGACCCCATCGGCGCCTTCCTGGAGACCCGGCAGGGCTACTGCGTCCAGTTCGCGAGCGCGATGGTCATGATGGCCCGCTACGAGGGCATCCCGGCCCGGATGGCCGTGGGCTTCCTGCCCGGGACCACGCAGGACGACGGCACCCGGCAGGTCATCGCCTCCGACGCGCACACCTGGCCCGAGCTGTGGATCGAGGGTCTCGGGTGGACCCGGTTCGAGCCCACGCCCGGCATACGAGCGGGCACCCCGCCCGCCTACGCGCGCTCCACCGACGAGCCCGACACGGCGCCGAGCACCGCCACCGTGCCGCAGGAGATCACGCCGACCCCCGAGCCGACCGCCGCGCCGGCGCCCGCCGACCCGACCGTCCTGGACCGGCTCGGCGACCTGCTGCCCACCGTGCTGCGCGCGGTGGTGGCCCTGGTCGGCCTGGGCCTGCTCCTGCTGGTGCTGCCGCTCGCCGGACGCCGACACCGGGAGGCTGCGCTGCGGGCCGCGAGCACGCCGGCCGAACGGGTCGAGGGGCAGTGGCAGCTGCTGACCCGCTCCCTCACCGACCTGGGGGTGGACCCTCCTCCCGGTCGGAGCCCGCGCGAGCTGCGCCGCCACTACCTGCGGGCCACGGCGATGGAGGAGGACGGCCAGCAGGCGCTCGGCCGCGCCACGGCAACGCTGGAGCGCACCCGGTATGCCGCGCCGGACCTCGTGACCGACGACGAGGCCGAGCGGATGGGCGAGGAGGTCCGGACCGTGGTCGACGGGGTCCGGCACACCTCGGCGTGGAACCAGCGGGCCGGTGCCGCCCTGGTGCCGGGCAGCGGTGTCGAGGGGCTGCGCGAAGGCGTGCGTCGGCTGCTGCGTCGCTGA
- a CDS encoding DUF58 domain-containing protein, translating to MTTSGSPWGLLTARGKVFAVLGVLLVVAGTFLGYEDVTRVGLALLLLPVLVLLLMPRRPPRLTVSREVTPQRLTPEERGEVEVRFRNVGARSAVYLAEEHLDYQLGDRPRYILPRMSTGEERRLRYTVRSRHRGAYALGPIVLRQRDPFGLTFRTLHLSSRTELLVLPRVVSLGDDRLRGSSRGSEGEMPQMIALHGEDDVSIRSYRDGDELRRVHWPATAHRGELMVRQEDRPARRRAVLLLDSRADAHPGTGMRASYEWAVSAIASIARHLVADGFVVHLLADETLRDGSAEHQVELGPLMDTLARVQPEEDARLDRVAAAASSFTSGGVLLIAAVVAHDDAALRSLASVRQPGSRAIAFVLDPARFGADQGGSSPTDRPTGVLADAGWRTVTVGPHTELAQAWVSLRQVALGRSA from the coding sequence ATGACGACGTCCGGCTCCCCGTGGGGGCTGCTCACCGCGCGCGGCAAGGTCTTCGCCGTGCTCGGGGTGCTCCTCGTCGTGGCCGGGACCTTCCTGGGCTACGAGGACGTCACCCGGGTCGGGCTGGCGCTGCTGCTGCTGCCCGTCCTCGTGCTGCTGCTCATGCCGCGACGTCCCCCGCGGCTCACGGTGTCCCGCGAGGTCACCCCCCAGCGGCTGACGCCCGAGGAGCGCGGCGAGGTCGAGGTCCGGTTCCGCAACGTCGGTGCCCGTTCAGCGGTCTACCTCGCCGAGGAGCACCTCGACTACCAGCTCGGCGACCGGCCGCGCTACATCCTGCCCCGGATGAGCACCGGGGAGGAGCGGCGGCTGCGCTACACCGTCCGGTCCCGGCACCGCGGCGCGTATGCGCTCGGGCCCATCGTGCTGCGGCAGCGCGACCCCTTCGGCCTGACCTTCCGCACCCTGCACCTGTCCTCCCGCACCGAGCTGCTGGTGCTCCCCCGCGTGGTGTCCCTCGGTGACGACCGGCTTCGGGGCAGCTCGCGCGGCAGCGAGGGTGAGATGCCGCAGATGATCGCGCTGCACGGGGAGGACGACGTCAGCATCCGCTCCTACCGGGACGGGGACGAGCTGCGCCGGGTGCACTGGCCGGCGACGGCACACCGGGGCGAGCTCATGGTCCGGCAGGAGGACCGTCCCGCCCGACGCCGGGCCGTGCTGCTCCTGGACTCCCGGGCCGACGCGCATCCCGGGACCGGGATGCGCGCCTCCTACGAATGGGCGGTCAGCGCGATCGCCTCGATCGCCCGACACCTGGTCGCCGACGGCTTCGTCGTGCACCTGCTCGCCGACGAGACCCTGCGCGACGGGAGCGCCGAGCACCAGGTCGAGCTCGGCCCGCTCATGGACACCCTCGCCCGGGTGCAGCCCGAGGAGGACGCCCGGCTCGACCGGGTCGCGGCCGCCGCCTCCTCCTTCACCTCCGGCGGGGTGCTCCTGATCGCGGCGGTCGTCGCCCACGACGATGCCGCACTCCGCTCGTTGGCCTCCGTCCGGCAGCCGGGCTCACGCGCCATCGCCTTCGTCCTCGACCCCGCCCGGTTCGGGGCGGATCAGGGCGGCTCCAGCCCCACCGACAGACCGACCGGCGTGCTGGCGGACGCCGGGTGGCGCACCGTGACGGTCGGGCCCCATACCGAGCTCGCGCAGGCGTGGGTCTCGCTGCGCCAGGTTGCCCTGGGCAGGTCGGCATGA
- a CDS encoding AAA family ATPase, which produces MSAISPAPDTVDLDAVKAVAGSVHRAVATVIEGKDEAVSTAVTVLLAEGHLLVEDVPGVGKTMLAKALARAIDCRVSRVQFTPDLLPSDITGVSVFNQDTRAFEFRRGAIFANVVVGDEINRASPKTQSALLESMEERQVTVDGQTYALPRPFLVMATQNPIEMEGTYPLPEAQRDRFMARISMGYPAAASEMAMLETHGAVSPLEGLSAVTTAADVQQQIENIRRLHISAALRQYVVELMAASRAHRLLRLGASPRAGLQLLRAARAHAALAGRDHVLPEDVQTVAVPVLAHRVLPTGEASLAHRGTEDIVRDLVERTAVPSGR; this is translated from the coding sequence ATGTCTGCGATCTCTCCCGCGCCCGACACCGTCGACCTGGACGCCGTGAAGGCCGTCGCCGGCTCTGTGCATCGCGCTGTCGCCACCGTGATCGAGGGCAAGGACGAGGCGGTCTCCACCGCGGTGACCGTGCTGCTGGCCGAGGGGCACCTGCTGGTCGAGGACGTGCCCGGGGTCGGCAAGACGATGCTGGCCAAGGCGCTCGCCCGGGCCATCGACTGCCGGGTGAGCAGGGTGCAGTTCACCCCGGACCTGCTGCCGAGCGACATCACCGGGGTCAGCGTGTTCAACCAGGACACGCGTGCCTTCGAGTTCCGCCGCGGCGCGATCTTCGCCAACGTCGTCGTCGGGGACGAGATCAACCGGGCGTCGCCGAAGACGCAGTCGGCGCTGCTGGAGTCGATGGAGGAGCGGCAGGTCACCGTGGACGGGCAGACCTACGCCCTGCCCCGCCCCTTCCTCGTCATGGCCACGCAGAACCCCATCGAGATGGAAGGCACCTACCCGCTGCCCGAGGCCCAGCGGGACCGCTTCATGGCCCGGATCTCGATGGGCTACCCCGCCGCCGCCTCGGAGATGGCGATGCTCGAGACGCACGGTGCCGTGAGCCCGCTGGAGGGGCTGAGCGCCGTGACCACGGCGGCCGACGTGCAGCAGCAGATCGAGAACATCCGGAGACTGCACATCTCCGCCGCGCTGCGGCAGTACGTCGTCGAGCTCATGGCGGCCTCCCGCGCGCACCGGCTGCTGCGGCTGGGGGCCTCCCCGCGCGCCGGGCTGCAGCTGCTGCGGGCCGCGCGGGCGCACGCCGCCCTCGCCGGGCGCGACCACGTGCTGCCCGAAGACGTCCAGACGGTCGCCGTCCCCGTCCTCGCCCACCGCGTCCTGCCCACGGGTGAGGCGTCGCTGGCCCATCGCGGCACGGAGGACATCGTGCGCGACCTGGTCGAGCGCACGGCCGTGCCGTCCGGACGCTGA
- the mraZ gene encoding division/cell wall cluster transcriptional repressor MraZ, which produces MFLGTYTPRLDDKGRMILPAKFRERLAGGVVITRGQERCLYVFTQADFDGLVEQWQSSPTSSKTVRDYQRFFLSGASDEIPDKQGRVTVPALLRTYAGITGDCTVIGAGNRLEIWDTQAWESYTDAHEQSFADLSEEVVPGLM; this is translated from the coding sequence CTGTTCCTCGGCACCTACACGCCCCGCCTCGACGACAAGGGCCGGATGATCCTCCCAGCCAAGTTCCGCGAGCGGTTGGCCGGCGGGGTCGTCATCACCCGTGGCCAGGAGCGCTGCCTCTACGTCTTCACCCAGGCCGACTTCGACGGCCTCGTCGAGCAGTGGCAGAGCAGCCCGACCTCCTCGAAGACGGTCCGGGACTACCAGCGATTCTTCCTCTCCGGCGCCTCGGACGAGATCCCGGACAAGCAGGGCCGGGTCACCGTGCCCGCACTGCTGCGCACGTATGCCGGCATCACCGGTGATTGCACGGTGATCGGCGCCGGCAACCGGCTGGAGATCTGGGACACCCAGGCGTGGGAGTCCTACACCGACGCGCACGAGCAGTCCTTCGCCGACCTCTCCGAGGAGGTGGTCCCTGGGCTCATGTGA
- the rsmH gene encoding 16S rRNA (cytosine(1402)-N(4))-methyltransferase RsmH gives MAAAAQRPTQDRHTPVMLDRCVELLAPALQRPGSVYVDGTLGMGGHTEAVLRACPDASAVGIDRDPQALALATERLAPFGERFRPVHAVSDDLPQVLAELDLVGADAVLFDLGVSSLQLDELDRGFAYRADSPLDMRMDQSTGRTAADVLNDTEVRELERILRDYGEERFARPIARAIVRRRESEPFTTSAPLVELLHDVVPAASQRSGGHPAKRTFQALRIEVNAELSTWRDGLAAALRALRVGGRITVLSYHSLEDRITKRGLADGASSSAPPELPVELPEHRPWLRLLTRGAEQAGPAERETNPRSASVRLRAAERTRTTPDQPHLPTREEHR, from the coding sequence ATGGCCGCCGCCGCGCAGCGCCCCACCCAGGACCGGCACACCCCGGTGATGCTGGACCGGTGTGTCGAGCTGCTGGCCCCCGCGCTGCAGCGCCCGGGCTCGGTCTACGTGGACGGGACGCTGGGGATGGGTGGCCACACGGAGGCCGTCCTGCGCGCGTGCCCGGACGCGAGCGCCGTGGGCATCGACCGCGACCCGCAGGCCCTGGCCCTGGCGACCGAGCGCCTCGCCCCCTTCGGTGAGCGCTTCCGCCCGGTGCACGCGGTGAGCGACGACCTCCCGCAGGTGCTCGCCGAGCTCGACCTGGTGGGCGCCGACGCGGTCCTCTTCGACCTCGGGGTCTCCTCGCTGCAGCTGGACGAGCTGGACCGGGGCTTCGCCTACCGCGCGGACAGCCCGCTCGACATGCGGATGGACCAGAGCACCGGACGCACTGCCGCCGACGTGCTCAACGACACGGAGGTGCGCGAGCTGGAGCGCATCCTGCGCGACTACGGCGAGGAGCGCTTCGCCCGCCCGATCGCCCGCGCCATCGTGCGCCGCCGGGAGAGCGAGCCGTTCACGACCTCGGCACCGCTGGTCGAGCTGCTGCACGACGTCGTCCCGGCGGCCTCGCAGCGCAGCGGCGGGCATCCCGCCAAACGCACCTTCCAGGCGCTGCGGATCGAGGTCAACGCCGAGCTGTCCACGTGGCGGGACGGCCTGGCCGCCGCCCTGCGCGCGCTGCGGGTGGGTGGCCGCATCACCGTCCTGTCCTACCACTCGCTGGAGGACCGCATCACCAAGCGTGGGCTGGCCGACGGCGCGAGCAGCTCGGCCCCGCCGGAGCTGCCGGTCGAGCTGCCCGAGCACCGGCCCTGGCTACGCCTGCTCACGCGAGGTGCCGAGCAGGCCGGTCCTGCCGAGCGCGAGACCAACCCGCGCTCCGCCTCGGTCCGGCTCCGGGCCGCCGAACGCACCCGGACCACCCCCGACCAACCGCACCTGCCCACCCGTGAGGAGCACCGATGA